One window of Streptococcus troglodytae genomic DNA carries:
- a CDS encoding cysteine peptidase family C39 domain-containing protein, with the protein MKYHHTMQDLSSDCGLAVVKSVLLTYGKYNSTSFSGQIQNFNINQGLSLLDIEELLAHFGIFGSNYQVDDFSYLNFETPTILVTKRDGINHYILVYGRHGNKLIVSNPDESKLLYQSAEDIENTFKGYAYIVEENVPRVISQENNKEGTLGFRDKANLFLLSSLLWLIPLFIIFSIQYLVVYQSRNMALPQIFLATIIYLLLIIIFFIDKLRLDDLGQKITFNNRLIQVNNFMGGINNKKIDRQHNIYNDLIKFWNNFYAANNNVKILTIKYDLFYMGILFCLILF; encoded by the coding sequence ATGAAATATCACCATACGATGCAAGATCTTTCCTCAGATTGTGGTTTAGCCGTTGTCAAGTCAGTTTTATTGACGTATGGTAAGTATAATTCCACATCATTTTCTGGTCAAATCCAAAATTTTAATATCAATCAGGGATTATCCCTTTTAGATATTGAAGAGTTATTAGCTCATTTTGGTATATTTGGTAGTAATTATCAAGTTGATGATTTTAGTTATTTAAATTTTGAAACCCCTACTATTTTAGTGACAAAAAGGGATGGTATCAATCACTATATTTTGGTTTATGGTCGGCATGGAAATAAATTAATAGTTTCTAATCCTGACGAAAGTAAGCTTCTATATCAATCTGCTGAAGACATAGAAAATACTTTCAAAGGTTATGCTTACATTGTTGAAGAAAATGTTCCTAGGGTTATTAGCCAAGAAAATAATAAGGAGGGGACATTGGGATTTAGGGATAAAGCAAATCTCTTCTTATTAAGTAGTCTTCTTTGGCTTATCCCTTTATTTATTATATTTTCTATACAATATTTAGTTGTTTATCAATCTAGAAATATGGCCTTACCGCAAATATTTTTAGCTACGATAATTTATCTATTATTAATAATTATTTTTTTCATTGATAAACTTAGGTTAGATGATTTGGGTCAAAAGATTACTTTCAATAATAGATTAATTCAAGTTAATAACTTTATGGGAGGTATTAATAATAAAAAGATTGATCGCCAGCATAACATTTATAATGATTTAATTAAATTTTGGAATAATTTTTATGCTGCAAATAACAATGTGAAAATACTAACAATAAAGTATGATTTGTTTTATATGGGTATTTTATTCTGTTTAATTTTGTTTTAA
- a CDS encoding ATP-binding cassette domain-containing protein: protein MHNKIDRLVFSNRSEVDSYSLNLLKKIDTADKNQKAESTKVLGIYDMLIYLELIIIFTYILFSVYFSVKLSVTTSLICFVLVYIMFNLARPSIHKLLDIEKYSLNKTGGYQDEIVNGSSSESAPLIETVALNNVSFIYDDSDNDIIKNFSALFENNQLSIIKGQNGSGKTTLLHLLMGIERPSAGEIKYLDKGKVYNVNQFNLLKQVSYYSSDEYLNYTSIERNIRYNIYNDDFKNKIENYFNLPLDKVIFYNGENLSLGEGQKVLLTRCLNKKANIYIFDEPTTNLDTDSKDKFYHLVKSLKDKAMVIIVAHDNQFDRLANQIIELN, encoded by the coding sequence ATGCATAATAAGATTGATAGACTTGTTTTCTCAAATAGAAGTGAAGTTGATAGTTACAGCTTGAATCTATTGAAGAAAATTGATACTGCAGATAAGAATCAGAAAGCAGAGTCAACAAAAGTTTTGGGAATTTATGATATGCTTATCTATCTTGAGTTGATTATTATATTTACATATATCTTATTTTCAGTATACTTTTCTGTGAAATTATCTGTTACTACTAGCTTGATTTGCTTTGTCCTTGTCTATATTATGTTTAATTTGGCAAGACCTTCTATTCACAAGTTATTAGATATTGAAAAATATTCTTTAAACAAAACTGGAGGATATCAAGATGAAATTGTAAATGGAAGTTCATCAGAATCTGCTCCTTTAATTGAAACAGTCGCTTTAAATAATGTTTCTTTTATCTATGATGATAGCGACAATGATATTATTAAAAATTTCAGTGCCCTGTTTGAAAATAATCAACTATCTATTATTAAAGGGCAAAATGGTTCTGGAAAAACTACTTTGTTACATCTATTGATGGGGATTGAGAGACCTAGTGCAGGAGAAATTAAATATTTGGATAAAGGAAAAGTTTACAATGTTAATCAATTTAATTTATTGAAACAGGTCTCTTACTACTCTAGTGATGAATATTTAAATTATACTTCGATTGAGAGAAATATCCGTTATAACATTTATAATGATGATTTTAAAAATAAAATTGAAAATTATTTCAATCTTCCCTTAGATAAAGTAATTTTTTACAATGGGGAAAATTTATCGCTTGGAGAAGGGCAAAAGGTTTTGTTAACAAGGTGTCTGAATAAGAAAGCCAATATTTATATTTTTGACGAACCGACTACTAATTTGGATACAGATTCCAAAGATAAATTTTATCATTTAGTCAAATCGCTGAAAGACAAAGCTATGGTAATCATTGTTGCACACGATAATCAATTTGATAGGTTGGCTAATCAAATTATTGAGCTAAATTAA
- a CDS encoding thioredoxin, with protein MREKIFPILLLLSFGAILFLGISLMNSSPQPQFSILKDNNIKSLQEGELLYYGNTTCQEFNKVLKTYQDETGVKIYHWETTNSEIVQKAANLKVYKTPTTIIKNQNGNLVKIEGYHSLKHFKKFIKNMGGKK; from the coding sequence ATGAGGGAAAAAATATTTCCTATTTTGTTGCTACTATCGTTTGGAGCAATTTTATTCTTGGGAATTAGCTTAATGAACTCGTCTCCTCAACCACAATTTTCAATACTGAAAGATAATAATATTAAATCTCTACAAGAGGGTGAACTATTATATTATGGAAATACCACTTGCCAAGAGTTTAATAAGGTTTTAAAAACTTATCAAGATGAAACGGGAGTAAAAATTTACCATTGGGAAACTACAAATTCTGAAATAGTACAAAAAGCGGCCAACCTAAAAGTATATAAAACTCCGACAACTATTATAAAGAACCAAAATGGTAATCTGGTAAAAATTGAAGGTTATCATTCGCTCAAACATTTTAAGAAATTTATCAAGAATATGGGGGGTAAAAAATGA
- a CDS encoding thioredoxin family protein, which produces MKKIIKFILPILLLVSLGINLNLILSKNPTEKFRNSEDKNLEIYKYLDSMQLANFEAKYNTGQKLVVYIGRPTCEDCNNFDKIFVKYIKQYDLSSKMIYVNVDELYKNKSKWERFKQTYDIKGTPSLVIYENKKVISKLDFEEMHGFTPDDIKKWMMENNLAEESDK; this is translated from the coding sequence ATGAAAAAGATTATCAAGTTTATTTTACCAATTCTTTTATTAGTCAGTCTGGGGATAAATCTCAATCTAATCTTAAGTAAGAACCCTACAGAAAAATTTCGTAATTCAGAAGATAAGAATTTAGAAATATATAAGTATTTGGATAGTATGCAATTAGCAAATTTTGAGGCAAAATATAATACTGGTCAGAAATTAGTGGTATACATAGGAAGACCCACTTGTGAGGACTGTAATAATTTTGATAAAATTTTCGTGAAGTATATAAAGCAGTATGATCTTTCCTCTAAAATGATTTATGTTAACGTAGATGAATTATATAAAAATAAGTCAAAATGGGAACGATTTAAGCAGACATATGATATCAAAGGGACACCCTCATTGGTTATTTATGAAAATAAGAAGGTGATTTCTAAATTAGACTTTGAGGAAATGCATGGATTCACTCCTGATGATATAAAAAAATGGATGATGGAAAACAATTTAGCGGAAGAATCAGACAAATAA
- the rpoE gene encoding DNA-directed RNA polymerase subunit delta — protein sequence MELKVFAGQEKNELSMIEVARAILEERGRDKEMYFSDLVNAIQVYLEKSDADIREALPFFYSDLNTDGSFIPLGENKWGLRSWYGIDEIDEEIVTLEEDEDGAPKHKRKRVNAFMDGDEDAIDYSDDDPEDESFDTTEEDAEYDEEDPDDEKSEVESYDSEINEIIPDEDLDENVDLDEEDDDYSDDEEEEEGE from the coding sequence TTGGAATTAAAAGTATTTGCTGGACAAGAAAAAAATGAATTGTCAATGATTGAAGTTGCCCGTGCCATTTTAGAAGAACGTGGTCGAGATAAAGAAATGTATTTTAGTGATCTTGTTAATGCTATTCAAGTTTATTTAGAAAAGTCAGATGCAGACATTCGTGAAGCTTTACCGTTTTTCTATTCAGACTTAAACACAGATGGCAGCTTTATCCCGCTTGGTGAGAATAAATGGGGGCTGCGCTCTTGGTATGGTATTGATGAAATTGATGAAGAGATTGTGACACTTGAGGAAGATGAAGACGGTGCACCAAAACATAAGAGGAAACGTGTTAATGCCTTTATGGATGGTGATGAGGATGCTATTGATTACAGTGATGACGATCCTGAAGATGAAAGTTTTGATACCACTGAAGAGGATGCAGAATATGATGAAGAAGATCCAGATGATGAAAAGTCCGAGGTTGAATCCTATGATTCTGAAATCAATGAAATCATTCCAGATGAAGATTTAGACGAAAATGTTGATTTAGATGAAGAAGATGACGATTATTCTGATGATGAGGAAGAGGAAGAAGGAGAATAA
- a CDS encoding CTP synthase: MTKYIFVTGGVVSSIGKGIVAASLGRLLKNRGLKVTIQKFDPYINIDPGTMSPYQHGEVYVTDDGAETDLDLGHYERFIDINLNKYSNVTTGKIYSEVLRKERKGEYLGATVQVIPHITDALKEKIKRAATTTDSDVTITEVGGTVGDIESLPFLEALRQMKADVGADNVMYIHTTLLPYLKAAGEMKTKPTQHSVKELRGLGIQPNMLVIRTEQPAGQGIKNKLAQFCDVAPEAVIESLDVDHLYQIPLNLQAQNMDQIVCDHLKLDVPVADMTEWSAMVDKVMNLKKKTKIALVGKYVELPDAYLSVVEALKHSGYVNDTAIDLNWINANEVTPETVADLLGDADGIIVPGGFGHRGTEGKIEAIRYARENDVPMLGICLGMQLTCVEYARHVLNLEGANSAELDPDTNYPVIDIMRDQIDIEDMGGTLRLGLYPCKLKPGSKTAAAYSNQEVVQRRHRHRYEFNNAFRQQFEEAGFVFSGISPDNRLVEVVELSDKKFFVAAQYHPELQSRPNRPEELYTAFITAAVENSQPH; encoded by the coding sequence ATGACAAAATATATTTTTGTAACAGGTGGTGTCGTTTCGTCAATCGGTAAAGGAATTGTTGCTGCAAGCCTTGGACGTCTCTTGAAAAATCGTGGGCTTAAAGTAACCATTCAAAAATTTGATCCTTATATTAATATTGATCCTGGAACAATGAGTCCTTATCAGCATGGTGAAGTTTATGTGACTGATGATGGTGCTGAAACCGACCTTGACCTTGGACATTACGAACGTTTCATTGATATTAATCTGAATAAATATTCAAATGTTACAACAGGAAAGATATATAGCGAAGTTCTGCGTAAAGAACGTAAGGGTGAATATCTTGGAGCAACTGTTCAAGTTATTCCCCATATTACAGATGCTCTAAAAGAAAAAATTAAACGTGCAGCTACAACAACAGACTCAGATGTTACTATCACTGAAGTTGGTGGTACGGTTGGCGATATTGAAAGTTTGCCTTTCCTTGAAGCCCTTCGTCAAATGAAAGCTGATGTGGGCGCTGATAATGTCATGTATATTCATACGACTTTGCTTCCTTATCTCAAAGCTGCAGGCGAAATGAAAACAAAACCAACCCAGCACTCTGTTAAGGAGCTGCGTGGCTTGGGAATTCAACCTAATATGCTTGTTATTCGGACAGAGCAGCCAGCTGGACAAGGTATTAAAAATAAATTGGCTCAATTCTGTGATGTGGCTCCAGAAGCTGTTATTGAATCACTTGATGTGGATCATCTTTATCAAATTCCATTAAATCTTCAAGCACAAAATATGGATCAGATTGTTTGCGATCACTTAAAACTTGATGTGCCTGTTGCCGATATGACCGAATGGTCAGCAATGGTTGATAAGGTTATGAATCTTAAGAAAAAGACTAAAATTGCTCTAGTTGGGAAATATGTAGAGTTGCCAGATGCTTATTTATCAGTTGTTGAAGCTCTTAAGCATTCGGGCTATGTCAATGATACGGCCATTGATCTCAATTGGATTAATGCTAATGAAGTCACTCCTGAAACGGTTGCTGATTTGCTGGGGGATGCTGATGGTATTATTGTTCCGGGTGGATTTGGCCATCGTGGAACAGAAGGGAAAATAGAGGCTATTCGTTATGCGCGTGAAAACGATGTGCCTATGCTAGGAATCTGTCTTGGTATGCAATTAACTTGTGTTGAATATGCCCGCCATGTCCTTAACCTTGAAGGAGCTAATTCTGCGGAATTGGATCCAGATACCAACTATCCAGTTATTGATATTATGCGTGATCAGATTGATATTGAGGATATGGGAGGAACGCTTCGCCTTGGTCTTTATCCATGTAAATTGAAACCAGGCAGCAAAACGGCAGCGGCTTATAGCAATCAAGAGGTCGTACAGCGTCGTCACCGTCATCGTTATGAATTTAATAATGCCTTTCGTCAGCAATTTGAAGAGGCTGGTTTCGTATTTTCAGGAATATCACCAGATAATCGCTTGGTAGAAGTGGTAGAATTGTCAGATAAAAAATTCTTTGTTGCAGCCCAATATCATCCAGAATTACAGTCTCGTCCGAATCGCCCGGAAGAACTTTATACAGCCTTTATTACGGCAGCGGTTGAAAACAGTCAGCCACATTAA